Proteins found in one Brevibacillus brevis genomic segment:
- a CDS encoding ArsR/SmtB family transcription factor: MSTSPNIIEVASLIGEPSRVSILISLMNGKALPASELARNAKVTPQTASTHLAKLVEGGLLISESHGRHRYYRLASPDVAHALESLMTIAAPKPVRSLRESDQLRAIRYARTCYDHLAGEVGVALTQKMLEMRLIEASDQDYVLSEAGKTKLQSLGVDLVAKPKSRRRFARPCLDWSERRHHLAGSLGASLTNRFFELGWIERVPGGRAVRVTPLGSSGFMTEFGLHVDECKKHS; the protein is encoded by the coding sequence ATGAGTACCAGCCCGAATATTATAGAGGTCGCGTCCCTCATAGGAGAGCCATCCCGCGTCTCCATCCTGATCAGCCTGATGAACGGCAAGGCACTCCCCGCCAGTGAACTCGCACGAAACGCAAAAGTCACCCCCCAAACGGCAAGCACGCATTTGGCAAAGCTGGTGGAAGGAGGTCTGTTGATCAGCGAGTCACACGGCCGACATCGTTACTATCGCCTAGCCAGCCCTGATGTCGCCCATGCCCTTGAATCGTTAATGACGATCGCAGCACCTAAGCCGGTTCGTTCCTTGCGCGAGTCTGACCAATTGCGAGCCATACGCTATGCTCGTACCTGCTACGACCATCTCGCAGGAGAAGTGGGCGTTGCCCTGACGCAGAAAATGCTGGAAATGCGGTTGATCGAGGCATCCGATCAAGACTACGTGCTCAGTGAAGCTGGGAAAACCAAGCTGCAATCACTCGGCGTAGACCTTGTGGCCAAACCAAAGAGCAGACGTCGCTTTGCCCGTCCCTGTTTGGACTGGAGCGAGCGTCGCCATCACTTGGCAGGTAGCCTAGGAGCCTCACTCACCAACCGATTTTTTGAGCTTGGCTGGATCGAGCGAGTGCCAGGAGGGAGGGCAGTCCGTGTAACGCCGTTAGGCAGCTCTGGTTTTATGACCGAGTTCGGACTGCATGTAGATGAATGCAAAAAGCACAGCTAG